From the genome of Bos indicus x Bos taurus breed Angus x Brahman F1 hybrid chromosome 19, Bos_hybrid_MaternalHap_v2.0, whole genome shotgun sequence:
AGGCTCTGGGAATCCCGTATTTAGAGCTCCACTTGTCTGCGACTCCCTCGGAGGGGCCAAGACCGGGTGGGATTGTAGGGGAGGCCCCACGGGAGATTTTCCAGGAGAGGCTTGCAGGGCACAGCGGGGGAGCTTCGAGGGCTCACCGTTCCCCACCCTTCAGTTTCtgtcccttccttctccctgtaGCCTATTCACAGCCCGGAGGACCTGAGCTTCACCCCACACCCGCCTGTAGATGAGCGGTGGTCTAGGGCCGGTCTACGAGACAAGGCTCCGGCTCTCTCGGGGAGTCGGCCTCTCTCCACGTTGGCCCACCCACCGCCAGGACGAAAGAAACAACCACGCGAGTTCCCCGGTTCGGCTTGTGTATTTCGGTCACTTTCCAAGCCGGGAGCGGGGGCGGCCGGGGACTCCCGGGGCTTCCGAGGAGCTTCTGGGCGTCCCCTCCCGAAGTGTTGGGGAGACTGCGGCTGCTCGCATGGTCACACCGGCAGCTCCAGAAAAGACCCGCCGTGTTGGCCGGTGGGAGCCACCCATCCTCCCTAGCTCGGCAGCAGAGCCAGCTCGGCTCCTGCGCAAATTCGCCGTCGGGGCACCGGGTGCCATCCCGTGGCCCCCGAGATCCCGAGCGGGGGCCCCGGAGGGGCGCGGGCAGAGCGAGCTGAGCCGTTGCCCGCGGAGTCCGACGCCCCTGGCGGCGCGGAGGCTGTAGCGGCCGCTCGCCCTCCCTCGGCGCCCCCCTGCCCGGGACGCCTCGGAAACACCCATTGGAAAAAATTTTCGGGGGGTTTTCTAGGGAGGGGGCGGGCGGAGTGTCGGGAAGCTCAGACCCTCCCTGGACGAAGGGACTGTCCTGGACGAGGTCGCTCCAGATCTCCCGACAGACTGACATTGCCGACGGCGTGGCCGTTTGGTAGGCTCAGTTCGGAAGAGTGACTGTCGCGATGACAGCGCTTCCTCCTCCAACTTCAGGGACCCTTCCCCTTCTACGGTCAAGTTGTCCCACACGAGAGCTCCTCGTCCTGGACACGAGGGTCAGGAAAAAGCTCAAAACACAACAGGAGGAGGAAAACCTTTTCCTGCGTCCCCCTCCCAGCTTCTATAAACCCAGAGAGCCCCCTTTCCCCAGGACTACCGGAAGGCTTCGCCCCCACCCAGGCAGGCGCGCCCGCCAACACCTTCTCGGGGAAATCTTGTGTTTGTGCCTCAAGCTTGTAAGAGGGCAGTCGCTGCAGACCGAGCCCCTCTCTGGGGCAGCCAGAAAGGGATCCCCGcgaccccccccccaacccctccagGCTTGGGCAGCGGCCGCCAAGACAGCAGAAGCCGCCCAGCCACGGGAGCTGCGAGGTGGTGGTGAAATGGTGGAGTCCATGTGTGCGTCCTGAAACACCAGACCATTTCCAGGCTTCTCCTGGATTCCTGGGAGAAAAGGAGCCCAAAGCAGGCTTTGGGGGGTTCGCTTCCGCACCTCGCCCCTCCCCCCGTCCGCTCGAGCCCCGGCGCAGTCCCCACCCAGCATTCCGGGACTTGTGTCAGGGCGGGAGCGGAGACCCGGATGGCTCTTTGCCCGCCCCCCTCGCTCGTTCCACTCTCGCTCGGCTTttgctcctttcctttcttccacgGACGCTCAGCCAAGAGATTGCGCAAGCTTCCTGCTGCCGGTCCTTCAAGGGCCCGGAGCCTGGGGCCCGGACACACCCCCGTGTGCGCGCACCCCTGCCCCTGTCACTCGGGTCGCTCTGCCCCCTCCTAAGGTGCCCCCCATTCTCACTCCGACCCCACAGAGCTTGCGGCCCCGCGGGCGGCGCCCTCGGGAGGCCGCGTGGGGCGCAGCAGCTCCCCCAGCCGGACGCCGAAGCTGCACGCCGGAACGCGCCGTCTCGCCGCCGGAGGTGCTAAACTTCACACTCGGTGGCTACTCCAGCAGGATCGGAAGGGCCTCGGCTCGGCCGTGGCTGCCGGCCGGGGACCAGGGAGCGCGAATTCGTAACCAGCGCTTGGCTCCTCGGCCATTCCATTCGCCTCCCTTTCGTGCGGCCCCGCTGTGCCCTGTTCAGTTTCAACCCTTTCTTGGCCTTCCCTGCCTTCTCTTTTCGAAGCCCTTCCCGGGACCCCACCAAGTCCTCTCGGGCCCCCAAATAGACCTGGACATCCTCTTCGTCCCCTCTTTGTCCTCCCTGCCTCACGCCGTGTTGGccgcggggtgggggtggagggttgCTGCTGGAAAGTGGACCTCCCACCCTCGCCCCGCCAAAGACAGGACTGAGGGTAAATCAGGAGCCCAGCAGGATTCGGGGAGGGATCGAGAACACTTTGGTAGGGTTCCTGAGCTCTAGGGCTCCAGGCTGGCTGCTCCTCTATCCCCTTTCTCCTCTCGGCGCTCTTCTCCCTGGCGATCCTTTGCACCcagtcctctctctcctccctattctttctcttccattcctCGCCTTCCTAAATGCCCTCAGCCTCGTGGGGCGGGGCCAGGCGGGGCGGCGGGacccgggggcgggggtgggggggtcctcGAGCTGCCCCGACTCCGATTCCGCCCCCTGCCGGCGACCCCCTGGGAGTCTGCACATGACGCAATTCGGTGCAAATGGAAACTGCAGTGGATGCTCCCGTGGCCCCCGGCAGGGGTCCCCGGGCAGTGCACGCTGAGAATGAGAGGCGAAGGGGGCAGGCCAAAACGCTAGGCCGCAGGCGAGGGGTCGCAGCCAGACCCTCGCGGCCCCGCCATGCTCTTCACCCCCGCCTCGGCCCCCCGCCGACACACCTCTCTCCGGCCCGGTCCCGTTCCCTCCCTCCAGCGTCCTTCTCCCAGGCTCTACGATCCCTCCCCCTGCACCTCCCCGAcgccctcctcctcctggcccccTCCCGCGCCCttcctcccccccgccccgccccgcccgccgcccaGGCCCGGGGCCTCCGGTAGGCCGGGCTGCGCCAATCCCGGCCGCGGCCCGCCCCCTGACGCCGTACAGGGCCCGGCGAGGCCCCGCCCGCTGACGTCCGGATTTGCATGAGTTCTTGTGCAGCCGCGGCCCGGGCTCAGTTGTCTCAGCGAGCGCGAGCCGGGAGCTGGGGCGGGCGCGGGCAGCGGCGGGCGGCCGGGCTGTGCAGGAcgagtggcggcggcggcggcggcggcggcgcgggcggcAGGGGCTCCTCGGCCGGGGCGGCAGCGGGGCGCCGGCGGGAGCCAGCAGCGTCTGCAGCCGCGCCGGCCGCCCGCGCCCCGGCGCGCTCCGGTTCGGCCATGGAGCTGCCAGCTGTTGGCGAGCACGTCTTCGCGGTGGAGAGCATCGAGAAGAAGCGGATCCGCAAGGTAGGGCGGCGCGGGGGCGGCGGCGAGGCGGCGGGGGAGCGGCAGCCGGAGCAGCCcgcggggaggcggggaggggggtggggaggctgcgGGCCGGGGCCGGGGATCCCGCGGAAGCTGATGGAGTGCTGTCTCTTCCCCCCCTCAGGGCAGAGTGGAGTATCTGGTGAAATGGAGAGGCTGGTCCCCCAAGTAAGTAGCGGCcgaggggcgggggagcctggtgccgAGGCGCGGGGCTCCCGGGCTCCGGACCAGCCGGgctggtggggtggtgggggggagcgGACGGGAggcggggtggaggtggggtggagggaggagggggtggggaagtcGGTGGCAGGCACTGGGGAAGCCGAGCCGCCGAGCCCGAGCCCGGCGCCCTGTGTTGTACTCCGCTCTCCGGGAAATGCCATCACTAATTTATGCACTAAAAGGAGCCGGAGGAGCTGGAGAGACGCGGGGCCGAGCCGGGGAGGCCggcggagggagggagggcgCAGGCACTGACTGATGTGCAGCAGAAAATGGctcctttcccctttccctccaCCGAACGGCTCCATAttgcaaaaccaaaaaaaaaaaaaaattaaaaagcgaCGAAAATGCAATTGTGTGCCTCTTCCCTCCTAGTGGtgcagggagaggaagaaaaaaggcagaaaatgttGGGAACTGTCACTGCGGCGCTTTTggtggggaattttttttttttttttaatttgaaatgcgAAGGCACCGGATGGAGACAGACGCGcaggcacacgcacacacactctctctctcacacacacacacagaggcatatTTTTGTGTTGCTGAGTATTTGGGGGTTGCTTGCCCGTGACAGCGGGCTCCAGGGCCGtgagggggtgtgggggggcCGCGTGGCTGACGGTGATCGGATTAGGGGTCAAATAGAGAATGGCTGAAGCCCTCGCGGAGACtcggggctggggagaggaggaggggactgCGACTTTGCATTTTGGCTGCTTTGCACGCAGGATTCCTGGTGAGCAAAGTGGCTTTGGAACATGTCGCAGTAACATGCTTAAAATTCTTGACAACTGCAAAATAAACTGCTAGTTTCATTTTCCTTACCCCTCCCCTTTCTTCCTGCCcttgtgtgtttattttgacTTGGGGAGGGTGTATCAGGGACCGTGTCAGGCCTGCAGAAATTTACTCTCCACCCCCCACGTCCACAGCTAAATAGCTTTCAGTTCATGAAGACAGAGTAGGGCCTTATGTCATTCCCCACCTGGAGGCCACAAAGCTGgctcggttttttttttttttacgccgtgtccccctcccttttcccttGCAAGATATAACACGTGGGAACCCGAGGAGAACATCCTGGATCCCCGGCTGCTGATCGCCTTCCAGAACAGGTGAGCGTCCCCCAAGCACCCGCCGCCGGCAGCCGTGACCGTATATGGGAATGGGAGAGTGGGCCAGCGCTGCAACAGGACAGGGGGAAAGGGCCGGGAGGGGGATTGGCAGGAGTCCCCTCCCCCGGGTCTGAACAGGCACGACTGGGGCCTCGGCTCCTCTAACCAACGTCCTTGGCGGTTGCTGCAgcttggggtgggggcggggcaggcccGGAGAAGGAGAGGCTTGTGTTTGGGGGAACTGCGGGAAGGGCGCTTGCGGGTGGCCCTACAGCTGCGCGGAGAAGTTGGGGCTGCGCCTCGGTTCCCTGCCGGCCCCCTCCCGTGGCTACCTTGGAGCCCCACCCCCGGAGCCTAGGTGTTGCTTTCCTGCTGCCACTGGCCGCTTGGCACGGGCAGCTCTCGGGGCAGCTCCAAGGGAGCTGGCATTGTGAAACCTCCGGACGTCACAGAACTGAACTTAACCTGTTGGGGACTGGAGAAAAGTTTACAAGACCTTAAGCCGGCACCCTCACTCCCCAGGGAGCTTGGGGTCGACCGGGGCCAGATTGTGTCTGGCACTGCGTGCCCTTCACATCTCCCACTAGGCTACTTGGTGGGTCTGGCCCCCATTCTCAGGGCAGGGGGAGCTTGGCCCACCGGTTGTGGGGTGGGCACTGCCTGGTGGTGGAGGGGTGGCTTCTGACGAGGGGTTCGTCGCGCGCACAGATGCTTGTCACGCTGCAGCTGCTGCAGCTGGATTCACCACCGGTGGCCGTGGTTCTCTGTTTCGGGAGGACAGAAGGGGGAAGGGCGATCGAGGAGGGGCGGAGCAGCAGGAGCCCGCGGAGCTGGGCCACACCGCGGCCTtccatcccctctcccccttttattttgcattatttCCTGTGGCGCGTTTGCCTCTAAAACTGTAAACTCTAGCCCCTTGGAAGGagagaccatcagggaagttgcTCTCCTGACGCAGGAGGGCGCCGAGAAGGGATCCTGCCCGGGTTCCACCTGGGAGTTCACCAGCCTGTAACCATGTCAGCGGCTGATGCCATGTTGCATAATGGGTCCCCGAAGATTTAAAACGCAGGCTGTTGCAATGCCATGCAACTTTGGAATCAGGCCCCAGCCGGGGCCCCAGGCATGACAGAATTCCTCTGGGTTAGCCCAAGGGTAGAGGGGTTGCCTAGGGTCTGGAATGGGCTGCAACTTTGGCCTACGCTGGAGAGGCACTCGCTTCTGCCATGGAGGGTTGGGCAGTGCTAGGACCACCCTCCCAACCTCGGATCATCCTCCACCAGGCTGCCAGCGAAAGCCAGACAGCTGTATTGACCAGCGCCACCGCCCACGGGCTTTATTAATAATTTGGAAATCAAGGGAAGCTGGGAACCCGGGCTTGTCGAGTAGGCGGTGCTTCTGTGCGTCTCCCCGCCCGGCAGCTCCGCCCCAGCCGTACCAGAGCTGGTTCACCTGGTGGCTGCGAACCTGGCCAGGCCCTGGCCTCGGTGTccggcccccgcccccagcccctaaTTGGCTCATTTGCCGCTGTGTAAACAAGGGCGCAGCCCCTCCCCCTGTTTAGTGCCTGGCCTTTAAGAAAACGAGTCCTCCCTTCTGCCGGCGGCACTCGTTATCTGAATCTTAATGAGGTCATTAGCATCCCGTGCCTCTGACGGGGAGGCACTCGGTTGACGCTCACCTCATTTGGACTTGGTTTTCATCCCCTGGACCCCCGAGCGCACTGCGTTTTGTGCAGGGCCATGGGCCCAAGGCTGTGGGCACCAGTGCCAAGCTGCCCAGTGTCAAGCTGCGGGCAAAGATTCAGGGCTGTGGGGGCCCCATTTCAGGTATGGACATCTGAGGTGGGAGAGCCCTTTGGAGAGGGCCCCTTGGGCAGATAAGGGTGGTGCTGCGGTAAAGTGGCACTCTGGAACCGGACTGAGGCGTCCAACTGACAGTAGAGGCAACCTTCTGTCCTGAGCCCTTGTTCCCTCTGGTTCTTGCTGGCTTCATGGCTCACCACAGTGGGGGCAGAGCCGGAGGGGAAGTGACTGAGGCTAACAGCCCTGCCCTCTGTTCCCTCTCCGCAGGGAACGGCAGGAGCAGCTGATGGGATACCGGAAGAGAGGGCCGAAGCCCAAACCGCTGGTGGTGCAGGTGAATACACTCCCGGGCCCCAGGGCCAACCACGACTTATTCCCTTGAGGTTGCCACCTGAGGTGCCTCCAGGCTTGGAAGTCGGGGGGAGTTTCTCTGAAGCGCCCAATTCCATTTCATCTTGACTTCCCACACCCTTCCCCGACCTGGTAGGGGCTGGGACACTCCTGATGCTGGAGGCTTGCTCTGGGGCTGGTCTTATCCCTCCTCTTACCTCTCCCTCCATTCCCACCCCGTCCCCCCCAGGTACCTACCTTTGCCCGTCGTTCCAATGTGCTGACTGGACTCCAGGACTCCTCCGCTGACAACCGCGCCAAGTTGGAGCTGGGCGGTCAGGGCAAGGGCCAGGGGCACCAATACGAGCTCAACAGCAAGAAGCACCACCAGTACCAGCCGCACAGCAAGGAGCGAGCGGGCAAGCCCCCACCGCCAGGCAAGAGCGGTAAATACTACTACCAGCTCAACAGCAAAAAGCACCACCCCTACCAGCCAGACCCCAAAATGTATGACCTGCAGTACCAGGGCGGCCACAAGGAGGCGCCCAGTCCCACCTGCCCGGACCTAGGCTCCAAGAGCCACCCGCCCGATAAGTGGCCCCACGGCGGGGGAGCCAAGGGCTACCTGGGAGCCGTGAAGCCCCTGGCCGGTACGGCCGGGGCTCCAGGCAAGGGCTCCGAGAAGGGTCCCCCCAACGGGATGACGCCGGCCCCCAAGGAGGCAGTGACGGGCAATGGGATTGGGGGCAAGATGAAGATCGTCAAAAACAAGAACAAGAACGGCCGCATCGTGATCGTGATGAGCAAGTACATGGAGAACGGCATGCAGGCGGTGAAGATCAAGTCCGGGGAGGCAGCGGAGGGCGAGGCGCGTTCCCCCAGCCACAAGAAACGGGCTGCTGAGGAGCGTCACCCCCCGGCAGACAGGACTTTCAAAAAGGCCGCGGGGGCGGAGGAGAAGAAGGCGGAAACGCCCTccaagaggagggaggaggaggcgcCGGGGACCGGGGACCCGCAGTCCCAAGATGCCGGCTCTCGCAAGCTCTCCCCGACCAAGGAGGCCTTCAGCGAGCAGCCTCTGCAACTCACTACCAAGCCGGACCTGCTGGCCTGGGACCCGGCCCGCAGCACACACCCGCcctcccaccatcaccaccaccaccaccaccaccaccatcaccacgcCGTCGACCTAAATCTCTCCCATGCGCGCAAGCGCTGCCTCTCCGAGACCCACAGCGAGCGAGAACCCTGCAAGAAGCGTCTGACGGCGCGCAGCATCAGCACCCCCACCTGCCTGGGGGGCAGCCCCGCCGCGGAGCGCCCTGCGGACGTGCCCCCTGCCGCCGCCCTCCCGCAACC
Proteins encoded in this window:
- the CBX4 gene encoding E3 SUMO-protein ligase CBX4, which codes for MELPAVGEHVFAVESIEKKRIRKGRVEYLVKWRGWSPKYNTWEPEENILDPRLLIAFQNRERQEQLMGYRKRGPKPKPLVVQVPTFARRSNVLTGLQDSSADNRAKLELGGQGKGQGHQYELNSKKHHQYQPHSKERAGKPPPPGKSGKYYYQLNSKKHHPYQPDPKMYDLQYQGGHKEAPSPTCPDLGSKSHPPDKWPHGGGAKGYLGAVKPLAGTAGAPGKGSEKGPPNGMTPAPKEAVTGNGIGGKMKIVKNKNKNGRIVIVMSKYMENGMQAVKIKSGEAAEGEARSPSHKKRAAEERHPPADRTFKKAAGAEEKKAETPSKRREEEAPGTGDPQSQDAGSRKLSPTKEAFSEQPLQLTTKPDLLAWDPARSTHPPSHHHHHHHHHHHHHAVDLNLSHARKRCLSETHSEREPCKKRLTARSISTPTCLGGSPAAERPADVPPAAALPQPEVILLDSDLDEPIDLRCVKTRSEAGEPPSALPVKPEAPATAAVAAAPATAAEKPPTEAQDEPEEPLSEFKPFFGNIIITDVTANCLTVTFKEYVTV